The following proteins are encoded in a genomic region of Methylibium petroleiphilum PM1:
- a CDS encoding ABC transporter substrate-binding protein, with translation MSEIRRRQLLQGTAGILATGIFPAIHAQEKITLRYLGTAVNQDKAIAEKFKADTGIAIQYIAVNTDEVTKRAVTSPNSFDLIDTEYFSLKKIVPTGNLKGIDTKRIKNADKITTLFTTGVVGGKAVGDQGTAPKKVIYLEGEKSKVFAKAPTQFMSLIPTVYNADTLGIRPDLIKRPIDSWAELLNPEFKGKAAILNIPSIGIMDAAMVVEAKGLYKYPDKGNMTRKEIDLTIKTLIEAKKAGQFRSLWKDFNESVNLMASGEVVIQSMWSPAVTAVRTKGIDCVFQPLKEGYRAWAAGFGVPATSSGKKLDATYEFINWFLDGWAGAYLNRQGYYSAVLETAKAKMEAYEWAYWMEGKAAEKDIKSPNGDLLAKAGSKRDGGSYEQRMGGIACWNALMDENTYMVQKWNEFVAA, from the coding sequence ATGTCCGAAATCCGTCGCCGCCAACTGCTCCAGGGCACCGCCGGCATCCTCGCCACCGGCATCTTCCCCGCCATCCACGCGCAGGAGAAGATCACGCTGCGCTACCTGGGCACCGCGGTGAACCAGGACAAGGCCATCGCCGAGAAGTTCAAGGCCGACACCGGCATCGCCATCCAGTACATCGCCGTCAACACCGACGAGGTGACCAAGCGCGCGGTGACGTCGCCGAACAGCTTCGACCTGATCGACACCGAGTACTTCTCGCTGAAGAAGATCGTGCCGACCGGCAACCTCAAGGGCATCGACACCAAGCGCATCAAGAACGCCGACAAGATCACCACGCTGTTCACCACCGGCGTGGTGGGCGGCAAGGCGGTCGGCGACCAGGGAACGGCGCCGAAGAAGGTGATCTACCTGGAGGGTGAGAAGAGCAAGGTGTTCGCCAAGGCGCCGACCCAGTTCATGAGCCTGATCCCCACGGTCTACAACGCCGACACGCTGGGCATCCGGCCCGACCTGATCAAGCGCCCGATCGACAGCTGGGCCGAGTTGCTGAACCCGGAGTTCAAGGGCAAGGCCGCGATCCTCAACATCCCGTCGATCGGCATCATGGACGCGGCGATGGTCGTGGAGGCCAAGGGGCTCTACAAGTACCCCGACAAGGGCAACATGACCCGGAAGGAAATCGACCTCACGATCAAGACCCTGATCGAGGCGAAGAAGGCCGGCCAGTTCCGCTCGCTGTGGAAGGACTTCAACGAGAGCGTCAACCTGATGGCCTCCGGCGAGGTGGTGATCCAGTCGATGTGGTCGCCGGCCGTCACCGCGGTGCGCACCAAGGGCATCGACTGCGTGTTCCAGCCGCTGAAGGAGGGCTACCGCGCCTGGGCGGCCGGCTTCGGCGTACCGGCCACTTCGAGCGGCAAGAAGCTCGACGCCACCTACGAGTTCATCAACTGGTTCCTCGATGGCTGGGCCGGCGCCTACCTGAACCGCCAGGGCTACTACAGCGCCGTGCTGGAGACCGCCAAGGCCAAGATGGAAGCCTACGAGTGGGCCTACTGGATGGAAGGCAAGGCGGCCGAGAAGGACATCAAGTCGCCCAACGGCGATCTGCTGGCCAAGGCCGGCAGCAAGCGCGACGGCGGCTCCTACGAGCAGCGCATGGGGGGCATCGCGTGCTGGAACGCGCTGATGGACGAGAACACCTACATGGTCCAGAAGTGGAACGAGTTTGTCGCGGCGTGA
- a CDS encoding ABC transporter ATP-binding protein: MNPRTDLELVHLVKRYGDAVAVAGIDLKIAAGSYCCLLGPSGCGKTSTLRMIAGHELASEGDIVLGGRNITNLPASERGTAMMFQSYALFPHLSALDNVAFSLKMRGVDKAARQKKAADLLERVSLGHLAHRKPAELSGGQQQRVALARALITEPKVLLLDEPLSALDPFLRIKMRAELKGWQTSLGMTFIHVTHSQEEAMALADQVVVMSQGRIEQDGSPHSVFNAPRSEFVARFMGGHNVIPSSRGLVAVRADKTRLSRDPLPAGDTVLPATVRATEYQGTYVLLTLHSAAVDEFNVVLPEAAFEAQPWQPGDSACAHWDAADMHPLAA; encoded by the coding sequence ATGAACCCACGCACCGACCTGGAACTCGTTCACCTGGTCAAGCGCTACGGCGACGCGGTCGCCGTCGCCGGGATCGACCTCAAGATCGCCGCCGGCAGCTACTGCTGTCTGCTCGGGCCCTCGGGCTGCGGCAAGACCTCCACGCTGCGCATGATCGCCGGGCACGAGCTGGCGAGCGAGGGCGACATCGTGCTCGGCGGCCGCAACATCACCAACCTGCCGGCGTCCGAGCGCGGCACCGCGATGATGTTCCAGAGCTACGCGCTGTTCCCGCACCTGAGCGCGCTCGACAACGTGGCCTTCAGCCTGAAGATGCGCGGCGTCGACAAGGCCGCGCGGCAGAAGAAGGCGGCTGACCTGCTGGAGCGCGTGTCGCTCGGCCACCTGGCGCACCGCAAGCCGGCCGAGCTGTCGGGCGGCCAGCAGCAGCGCGTGGCGCTGGCGCGCGCGCTGATCACCGAACCCAAGGTGCTGCTGCTCGACGAGCCGCTGTCGGCGCTCGATCCCTTCCTGCGCATCAAGATGCGCGCCGAGCTCAAGGGCTGGCAGACCTCGCTGGGCATGACCTTCATCCACGTCACGCACTCGCAGGAGGAGGCGATGGCGCTGGCCGACCAGGTGGTGGTGATGAGCCAGGGCCGCATCGAGCAGGACGGCTCGCCGCACAGCGTGTTCAACGCGCCGCGCAGCGAGTTCGTGGCGCGCTTCATGGGCGGGCACAACGTCATTCCCTCGTCGCGCGGCCTGGTGGCGGTGCGCGCCGACAAGACGCGCCTGAGCCGCGACCCGCTGCCGGCCGGCGACACCGTGCTGCCGGCCACCGTGCGCGCCACCGAGTACCAGGGCACCTACGTACTGCTGACGCTGCACAGCGCGGCGGTCGACGAGTTCAACGTCGTGCTGCCCGAGGCTGCCTTCGAGGCCCAGCCCTGGCAGCCCGGTGACAGCGCCTGCGCCCACTGGGACGCCGCCGACATGCATCCGCTGGCCGCCTGA
- a CDS encoding aspartate/glutamate racemase family protein, whose protein sequence is MKLLLINPNSSAGMTAGIADAARAVAAAGTEVIATQPGFGPASIEGHYDEVFAAAGVAEQVRQAAPLAPDAVLIACFGDPGLDAAREATDAPVLGTAEAAFHVASMLATGFSVVTTMTRTCVIAEHLVLKYGFERRCRGIHGTDIPVLALEEAGDTLLAQIEASARTALAQDHSGAIVLGCAGMAGLCGTLQQRLGVPVIDGVAAAVKLAEALVGLGLRTSKHGDYATPLPKLYRGWAGPLGW, encoded by the coding sequence ATGAAGCTGCTGCTCATCAACCCCAACAGCTCCGCCGGCATGACCGCAGGCATCGCCGACGCGGCGCGCGCGGTCGCCGCCGCCGGCACCGAAGTGATCGCCACCCAGCCCGGCTTCGGGCCGGCGTCGATCGAGGGCCACTACGACGAGGTGTTCGCCGCCGCCGGCGTGGCCGAACAGGTGCGGCAGGCCGCGCCGCTGGCGCCCGACGCGGTGTTGATCGCCTGCTTCGGCGACCCCGGCCTCGACGCGGCCCGCGAGGCGACCGACGCACCGGTGCTGGGCACCGCCGAGGCGGCCTTCCACGTCGCCTCGATGCTGGCCACCGGCTTCTCGGTCGTCACGACGATGACGCGCACCTGCGTGATCGCCGAGCACCTGGTGCTGAAGTACGGCTTCGAGCGACGCTGCCGCGGCATCCACGGCACCGACATCCCGGTGCTCGCGCTCGAGGAAGCCGGTGACACGCTGCTGGCGCAGATCGAGGCGAGCGCGCGCACCGCGCTGGCGCAGGACCACAGCGGCGCCATCGTGCTGGGCTGCGCCGGCATGGCCGGTCTGTGCGGCACGCTGCAGCAGCGCCTGGGCGTGCCGGTGATCGACGGCGTGGCCGCGGCCGTCAAGCTGGCCGAGGCGCTGGTCGGCCTGGGGCTGCGCACCAGCAAGCACGGCGACTACGCGACGCCGCTGCCCAAGCTCTACCGGGGCTGGGCCGGCCCGCTGGGCTGGTAG
- a CDS encoding M48 family metallopeptidase, whose amino-acid sequence MTRRAAVADPNAPFRQLDLPLFAPDEPAVSAAAAPQAAALAVPEPAPRLSVPAAPPAPSRPQGAALSPALFRHPRASREIDLGRAVIAYEFQRARRRSIGMVVSAEGLSVRAPRWVGRSEIDAALREKAAWIQAKLVEQHERAQKHAASRIEWRDGASLPFLGETLILVLDPRATGAVLNSDAAALPGVPRLTLHIGLPHSAAPEQIRDVVQAWLQRQAKRLFEERCTHFAPRLNVQVRRLALSSAQTRWGSASADGSVRLNWRLIHFALPTIDYVVAHELAHLREMNHSPRFWDVVRSVIPDLDTARGALRHEMVPAFD is encoded by the coding sequence ATGACGCGCCGGGCCGCCGTGGCCGACCCCAACGCCCCCTTTCGCCAGCTCGACCTGCCGCTGTTCGCGCCGGACGAGCCAGCGGTATCCGCGGCCGCCGCACCGCAGGCCGCCGCGTTGGCGGTGCCGGAGCCGGCGCCCCGCCTCAGCGTGCCGGCCGCGCCGCCGGCGCCGTCCCGGCCGCAGGGCGCCGCGCTGAGCCCAGCCTTGTTCCGCCACCCGCGCGCGTCGCGCGAGATCGACCTCGGTCGCGCCGTCATTGCCTATGAATTCCAGCGCGCGCGGCGCCGCTCGATCGGCATGGTGGTCTCGGCCGAGGGGCTGAGCGTGCGCGCGCCGCGCTGGGTCGGCCGCAGCGAGATCGACGCCGCGTTGCGCGAGAAGGCGGCCTGGATCCAGGCCAAGCTGGTCGAGCAGCACGAGCGCGCGCAGAAGCACGCCGCCTCGCGCATCGAGTGGCGCGACGGCGCCAGCCTGCCCTTCCTCGGCGAGACGCTGATCCTCGTGCTCGACCCGCGCGCCACCGGCGCTGTGCTCAACAGCGACGCGGCGGCGCTGCCCGGCGTGCCGCGGCTCACGCTGCACATCGGCCTGCCGCACAGCGCCGCGCCCGAGCAGATCCGCGACGTGGTGCAGGCCTGGCTTCAGCGCCAGGCGAAACGCCTGTTCGAGGAACGCTGCACCCACTTCGCGCCGCGCCTGAACGTGCAGGTGCGCCGGCTGGCGCTGAGCTCCGCCCAGACGCGCTGGGGCAGCGCCAGCGCCGACGGTTCGGTGCGCCTGAACTGGCGCCTCATCCATTTCGCGCTGCCCACCATCGACTACGTGGTGGCGCACGAACTCGCCCACCTGCGAGAGATGAACCACAGCCCGCGCTTCTGGGACGTGGTGCGCTCGGTCATCCCCGATCTCGACACGGCCCGCGGCGCGCTGCGCCACGAGATGGTGCCGGCGTTCGACTGA
- a CDS encoding lysophospholipid acyltransferase family protein, with translation MSRLLAVLRSAVFIAWMAVTVVPIAIVALLLSIFVRGDPVYWVCISWLRLSIWGARVICGVRYRVQGMERLPADRLSPVILLPKHQSTWETFAFPTLMSHPLCYVFKRELLYIPFFGWAIGRLDMIHIDRSKRTEAWNRVAEQGREYMAKGNWVIMFPEGTRTPRGDQGVYKSGGTRLAVTTRTPVVPIAVSSAKCWPRKSFVLRPGVIDVVIGHPIPSTGRQPDELMREVEAWIEAEMRRIDPEAYPAVAAAH, from the coding sequence ATGAGCCGCCTGCTGGCGGTGCTGCGCTCGGCAGTCTTCATCGCGTGGATGGCCGTCACGGTGGTGCCGATCGCCATCGTGGCGCTGCTGCTGTCGATCTTCGTGCGCGGCGATCCGGTGTACTGGGTCTGCATCAGCTGGCTGCGGCTGTCGATCTGGGGTGCGCGGGTGATCTGCGGCGTGCGCTACCGCGTACAGGGCATGGAGCGGCTGCCGGCCGACCGGCTCTCGCCGGTGATCCTGCTGCCCAAGCACCAGAGCACCTGGGAGACCTTTGCCTTTCCCACGCTGATGTCGCACCCGCTGTGCTACGTGTTCAAGCGCGAGCTGCTCTACATCCCCTTCTTCGGCTGGGCGATCGGGCGGCTCGACATGATCCACATCGACCGCAGCAAGCGCACCGAGGCCTGGAACCGCGTGGCCGAGCAGGGTCGCGAGTACATGGCCAAGGGCAACTGGGTCATCATGTTCCCCGAAGGCACGCGCACGCCGCGCGGCGACCAGGGCGTCTACAAGAGCGGCGGCACGCGGCTCGCGGTGACCACCCGCACGCCGGTGGTGCCGATCGCGGTGAGCTCGGCGAAGTGCTGGCCGCGCAAGAGCTTCGTGCTGCGGCCCGGCGTGATCGACGTCGTGATCGGCCACCCCATCCCCTCCACCGGCCGCCAGCCCGACGAGCTGATGCGCGAGGTGGAGGCCTGGATCGAGGCCGAGATGCGCCGCATCGACCCCGAGGCCTACCCGGCCGTCGCCGCGGCGCACTGA
- the gmhB gene encoding D-glycero-beta-D-manno-heptose 1,7-bisphosphate 7-phosphatase codes for MQPPKLVILDRDGTVNADSDEYVKSAEEWHALPGALEGIARLNHAGWHVVIATNQSGLGRGLFDMSALNAMHAKMNLGLAQVGGRVDAVFFCPHAPDEACACRKPLPGLFTQIADRYGADLTKVPAIGDSLRDLQAAQAVGCETHLVRTGKCAGLTDAQIADLVRQVPGTVVHADLATAAEFIVQRERHERAIARGTVEVPDSNAGALGA; via the coding sequence ATGCAGCCTCCCAAGCTCGTCATCCTCGATCGCGACGGCACCGTCAACGCCGACAGCGACGAGTACGTCAAGTCGGCCGAGGAGTGGCACGCCCTGCCGGGCGCACTGGAAGGCATCGCGCGGCTCAACCATGCCGGCTGGCACGTGGTGATCGCCACCAACCAGTCAGGCCTGGGCCGCGGGCTGTTCGACATGTCGGCGCTCAACGCGATGCACGCCAAGATGAACCTCGGGCTGGCGCAGGTGGGCGGCCGCGTCGACGCGGTGTTCTTCTGCCCGCACGCGCCCGACGAGGCCTGCGCCTGCCGCAAGCCGCTGCCCGGCCTGTTCACTCAGATCGCCGACCGCTACGGCGCCGATCTGACCAAGGTGCCCGCCATCGGCGACAGCCTGCGCGACCTGCAGGCGGCCCAGGCGGTCGGCTGCGAGACCCACTTGGTGCGCACCGGCAAGTGCGCGGGCCTCACCGACGCGCAGATCGCCGACCTCGTGCGCCAGGTGCCCGGCACCGTGGTGCATGCCGACCTGGCAACCGCGGCGGAGTTCATCGTGCAGCGCGAGCGCCACGAGCGGGCCATCGCGCGCGGCACCGTCGAGGTGCCCGACAGCAACGCCGGAGCGCTGGGGGCATGA
- the glyS gene encoding glycine--tRNA ligase subunit beta, translating into MSDTKNLLVELFVEELPPKALKKLGESFAQTLAESLKAQGLATEHSATTPFASPRRLAAHISAVLPAAPDKAVSQKLMPVSVGLTADGQPTPALLKKLAALGADASALPRLECRPDGKAEALFFDSLVPGAMLAAGLQKALLEALAKLPIPKLMSYQLETGELPGWASVQFVRPAHGLVALHGADLVSVAALGLESRRETHGHRFEAQMDPVVLQHADHYAQQLQDQGAVIASFAARHGEIARQLQAAASKEGLVPIDDPALLDEVTALVERPNVLLGQFEESFLAVPQECLILTMKANQKYFPLLDATGRLTHKFLIVSNISPEDPSAVVGGNERVVRPRLADAKFFFDQDRRKTLEDRVSGLDRVVYHGKLGTQGERVERVRAIARAIGSQLGGEALAAKADQAARLAKADLLTDMVGEFPELQGTMGRYYAQHDGLGDDIAFAIEDHYRPRFAGDELPRNEVGTVVALADKLETLVGLFGIGQLPTGDKDPFALRRHALGVIRMLTEKALPLEVDALLKTALPAFGALIADPSSALAEFIFDRLAGSLREQGYRAQEVDAVLSLRPQRLGEVAQRLAAVRAFAALPEAPALAAANKRVGNILKKVDGAVEPKVDAALLKEPAEAALAQALAAVKPAADAAFARGDHAASLQSLAALKAPVDAFFDGVMVNADDPALRANRLGLLATLHAAMNRVADLSKLAS; encoded by the coding sequence ATGAGCGACACCAAGAACCTGCTCGTCGAGCTGTTTGTCGAGGAACTGCCGCCGAAGGCGCTGAAGAAGCTCGGCGAATCCTTCGCCCAGACGCTGGCCGAGAGCCTGAAGGCCCAGGGCCTGGCCACCGAGCACTCGGCCACCACTCCCTTCGCCTCGCCGCGGCGGCTGGCGGCACACATCAGTGCGGTGCTGCCGGCCGCGCCCGACAAGGCGGTGTCGCAGAAGCTGATGCCGGTGAGCGTGGGCCTGACGGCCGACGGCCAGCCCACGCCGGCGCTGCTGAAGAAGCTCGCCGCGCTGGGCGCCGACGCCTCGGCGCTGCCGCGGCTCGAGTGTCGCCCCGACGGCAAGGCCGAGGCGCTGTTCTTCGACAGCCTGGTGCCCGGCGCGATGCTGGCCGCCGGACTGCAGAAGGCGCTGCTCGAAGCGCTGGCGAAGCTGCCGATCCCCAAGCTGATGAGCTACCAGCTCGAGACCGGCGAGCTGCCGGGCTGGGCCAGCGTGCAGTTCGTGCGCCCGGCCCACGGCCTGGTGGCGCTGCACGGCGCCGACCTGGTGTCGGTGGCCGCGCTCGGGCTCGAGTCGCGCCGTGAGACGCACGGCCACCGCTTCGAGGCGCAGATGGACCCGGTGGTGCTGCAGCACGCCGACCACTACGCGCAGCAGTTGCAGGACCAGGGCGCGGTGATCGCCAGCTTCGCGGCGCGCCACGGCGAGATCGCGCGCCAGCTGCAGGCCGCGGCCTCGAAGGAAGGCCTGGTGCCGATCGACGACCCGGCGCTGCTGGACGAGGTGACCGCGCTGGTGGAGCGGCCCAACGTGCTGCTCGGGCAGTTCGAGGAGAGCTTCCTGGCGGTGCCGCAGGAGTGCCTGATCCTCACGATGAAGGCCAACCAGAAGTACTTTCCGCTGCTCGACGCGACGGGCCGGCTCACGCACAAGTTCCTGATCGTCAGCAACATCAGCCCGGAGGACCCCAGCGCGGTGGTCGGTGGCAACGAGCGGGTGGTGAGGCCGCGGCTGGCGGACGCGAAGTTCTTCTTCGATCAGGACCGCAGGAAGACGCTCGAGGATCGCGTGTCCGGTCTGGACAGGGTCGTCTACCACGGCAAGCTCGGTACTCAGGGCGAACGCGTCGAGCGCGTGCGGGCCATCGCGCGGGCGATCGGCAGCCAGCTCGGCGGCGAGGCACTGGCGGCCAAGGCCGACCAGGCCGCACGGCTCGCCAAGGCCGACCTGCTGACCGACATGGTGGGCGAGTTCCCCGAACTGCAGGGCACCATGGGCCGCTACTACGCGCAGCACGACGGCCTGGGTGACGACATCGCGTTCGCGATCGAGGACCACTACCGCCCGCGCTTCGCCGGCGACGAACTGCCGCGCAACGAGGTCGGCACCGTGGTCGCGCTGGCCGACAAGCTGGAGACGCTGGTCGGCCTGTTCGGCATCGGCCAGCTGCCGACCGGCGACAAGGACCCGTTCGCGCTGCGGCGGCATGCGCTGGGCGTGATCCGGATGCTGACCGAGAAGGCCTTGCCGCTCGAGGTCGATGCGCTGCTGAAGACGGCCTTGCCAGCGTTCGGCGCGCTGATCGCCGACCCGTCGTCGGCGCTGGCCGAGTTCATCTTCGACCGCCTCGCCGGCAGCCTGCGCGAGCAGGGCTACCGCGCGCAGGAGGTCGACGCCGTGCTCTCGCTGCGCCCGCAGCGGCTGGGCGAGGTGGCGCAGCGCCTGGCGGCGGTGCGGGCCTTCGCGGCCCTGCCCGAGGCGCCCGCGCTCGCCGCGGCGAACAAGCGGGTCGGCAACATCCTGAAGAAGGTGGACGGCGCGGTCGAGCCGAAGGTCGACGCGGCGTTGCTGAAGGAGCCGGCCGAGGCCGCGCTGGCACAGGCGCTGGCGGCGGTGAAACCTGCGGCCGATGCCGCCTTCGCGCGCGGCGACCACGCGGCCTCGCTGCAGTCGCTCGCCGCACTGAAGGCGCCGGTCGATGCCTTCTTCGACGGCGTGATGGTCAACGCGGACGACCCGGCGCTGCGCGCCAACCGGCTCGGCCTGCTGGCCACTCTGCATGCCGCGATGAACCGCGTGGCCGATCTCTCGAAGCTGGCGAGCTGA
- the glyQ gene encoding glycine--tRNA ligase subunit alpha, with amino-acid sequence MLSFQQIILRLQQYWADQGCALLQPYDMEVGAGTSHTATFLRALGPEPWKAAYVQPSRRPKDGRYGENPNRLQHYYQYQVVLKPAPSNILELYLGSLEALGFDLKANDIRFVEDDWENPTLGAWGLGWEVWLNGMEVTQFTYFQQVGGIDCRPITGEITYGLERLAMYLQGVDNVYKLQWTEGLSYGDVYLQNEQEQSAYNFEHSNVDFLLTAFGAHEGNAQQLMTQQLALPAYEQVLKAAHTFNLLDARGAISVTERAAYIGRIRNLARAVAQSYVDSRARLGYPMAPREWVAEIEKAGEAARKPAKVANAEEAARA; translated from the coding sequence ATGCTGAGCTTCCAGCAAATCATCCTGCGCCTGCAGCAGTACTGGGCCGACCAGGGCTGCGCCCTGCTGCAGCCCTATGACATGGAGGTCGGCGCCGGCACCAGCCACACCGCCACCTTCCTGCGCGCGCTCGGCCCCGAGCCCTGGAAGGCCGCCTATGTGCAGCCGAGCCGGCGGCCCAAGGACGGCCGCTACGGCGAGAACCCCAACCGCCTGCAGCACTACTACCAGTACCAGGTGGTGCTCAAGCCGGCGCCGAGCAACATCCTGGAGCTCTACCTCGGCTCGCTCGAGGCGCTGGGCTTCGACCTCAAGGCCAACGACATCCGGTTCGTCGAGGACGACTGGGAGAACCCCACGCTCGGCGCCTGGGGCCTGGGCTGGGAGGTCTGGCTCAACGGCATGGAAGTCACGCAGTTCACCTACTTCCAGCAGGTCGGCGGCATCGACTGCCGGCCGATCACCGGCGAGATCACCTACGGCCTGGAGCGCCTGGCGATGTACCTGCAGGGCGTGGACAACGTCTACAAGCTGCAGTGGACCGAAGGGCTCAGCTACGGCGACGTCTACCTGCAGAACGAGCAGGAGCAGAGCGCCTACAACTTCGAGCACAGCAACGTCGACTTCCTGCTCACGGCGTTCGGCGCCCACGAGGGCAACGCGCAGCAGCTGATGACGCAGCAGCTCGCGCTGCCTGCCTACGAGCAGGTGCTGAAGGCCGCGCACACCTTCAACCTGCTCGACGCGCGCGGTGCGATCAGCGTGACCGAGCGGGCCGCCTACATCGGCCGCATCCGCAACCTGGCGCGCGCGGTCGCGCAGAGCTACGTCGACAGCCGCGCCCGGCTGGGCTACCCGATGGCGCCGCGCGAGTGGGTGGCCGAGATCGAGAAGGCGGGCGAAGCCGCCCGCAAGCCCGCCAAGGTCGCGAACGCGGAAGAGGCGGCCCGGGCATGA
- a CDS encoding cytochrome P450, protein MREPNEADDAAVARARAADAAPLRSVAALPGPRGWPLIGNLLQFDLPRLHRQFEDWADRHGPTYRLRLGRREVLVISDAETIAALLRDRPDTWRRMRPIEAVIREAGGHGVFSAEGDDWRRQRRLVMSAFDPGHLKRFYPSLQRVTERLMASWREAARRGEAIDLQASLMRYTVDVTTGLAFGVDLNTIDAPHPLQEHLDKLFPMLFRRVNLPFPYWHYLRLPIDREYDRHLRRVHEAVRGFVQAARQRLQDEPTRRERPTDLLEAMLAARDADGSALTEEEVAGNVLTVLLAGEDTTANTLGWAIWLLHEHPDDWQALVAEVDAALGDARLPPSFDAARGLASIEASVGEAMRLKPVAPLLFMEANRETALAGFRLPPGAVVFCLMRRAALDARLAEDVADFRPGRWQDGADRAVQKASMPFGAGPRLCPGRYLALLEMKMVLGMLARNFELLEVGPEGGGAPGERMAFTMFPVGLKMRLAERARR, encoded by the coding sequence ATGCGCGAGCCGAACGAAGCCGATGACGCCGCCGTTGCGAGGGCCCGCGCTGCCGACGCGGCACCGCTGAGGTCGGTGGCTGCGCTGCCGGGGCCGCGGGGCTGGCCGCTGATCGGCAACCTGCTGCAGTTCGACCTGCCGCGACTGCACCGGCAGTTCGAGGACTGGGCCGACCGCCACGGCCCGACCTACCGCCTGCGCCTCGGCCGGCGCGAGGTGCTGGTGATCTCCGATGCGGAGACGATCGCCGCTCTGCTGCGCGACCGGCCCGACACCTGGCGGCGCATGCGGCCGATCGAGGCGGTGATCCGCGAGGCCGGCGGTCACGGCGTGTTCTCCGCCGAGGGCGACGACTGGCGGCGCCAGCGCCGGCTCGTGATGAGCGCCTTCGACCCCGGTCACCTGAAGCGCTTCTACCCATCGCTGCAGCGGGTGACCGAGCGGCTGATGGCCTCGTGGCGCGAGGCGGCGCGGCGAGGCGAGGCCATCGACCTGCAGGCCTCGCTGATGCGCTACACGGTGGACGTCACGACCGGCCTGGCCTTCGGCGTCGACCTGAACACGATCGACGCTCCGCATCCGCTGCAGGAGCACCTGGACAAGTTGTTCCCGATGCTGTTTCGCCGCGTCAACCTGCCCTTCCCCTACTGGCATTACCTGAGGCTGCCGATCGACCGCGAGTACGACCGCCACCTGCGGCGCGTGCACGAGGCGGTGCGTGGCTTCGTGCAGGCCGCAAGGCAGCGCCTGCAGGACGAGCCGACCCGCCGCGAGCGGCCGACCGACCTGCTGGAGGCGATGCTGGCCGCGCGCGACGCCGACGGCAGCGCCTTGACCGAGGAAGAGGTGGCCGGCAACGTGCTGACCGTGCTGCTGGCCGGTGAAGACACCACGGCCAACACGCTGGGCTGGGCGATCTGGCTGCTGCACGAACATCCGGACGATTGGCAGGCACTCGTCGCCGAGGTGGACGCTGCACTCGGCGATGCACGGTTGCCGCCGAGCTTCGACGCGGCCCGGGGCCTGGCCTCGATCGAGGCCAGCGTCGGCGAGGCGATGCGCCTGAAGCCGGTGGCGCCCTTGCTGTTCATGGAGGCCAACCGCGAGACGGCACTGGCCGGCTTCCGCCTGCCACCCGGCGCCGTGGTGTTCTGTCTGATGCGGCGCGCGGCGCTCGATGCCCGGCTGGCCGAGGACGTGGCGGACTTCCGGCCGGGCCGCTGGCAAGACGGCGCAGACCGGGCCGTGCAGAAGGCCTCGATGCCGTTCGGCGCCGGCCCCCGCCTGTGCCCCGGCCGCTACCTCGCGCTGCTGGAGATGAAGATGGTGCTGGGCATGCTGGCGCGCAACTTCGAACTGCTCGAAGTCGGCCCGGAAGGCGGCGGGGCGCCGGGCGAGCGCATGGCCTTCACGATGTTCCCGGTCGGGCTGAAGATGCGGCTGGCGGAGCGGGCGCGGCGTTGA